A region of Halalkaliarchaeum desulfuricum DNA encodes the following proteins:
- a CDS encoding tyrosine-type recombinase/integrase: MLEPTTPEEAVELYLKDRKDDVAHSTHNRHRERLKRFLEWCDETGFENMNDISGKKLMEYKQWRKDDGLANVTLKNQLWTLRVSLQFCESIEAAPKRVNERVRMPDIDVGEDTRDDLVTSKEAERILEYCEKYEYATPRHVTFYLLWHTGIQSGTARALDVRDYNSAEQYLDVSYQPEQGTPLKNKERGERQITLKSGLCEVLDDYLDMHHPMEEDEYDRMPLLGTTHGRPHKTTIQYKIYTLPRPCHYANECPHDRDPNECEANSHNGASQCPSSVSPHAVRRGSIIPSSSNLPSTS; the protein is encoded by the coding sequence ATGCTGGAACCAACAACCCCAGAAGAAGCAGTTGAACTGTACCTGAAAGACCGGAAAGACGATGTCGCCCACTCGACCCACAACCGCCATCGCGAGCGGCTCAAGCGATTCCTTGAATGGTGTGACGAGACCGGATTCGAGAACATGAACGATATCTCCGGCAAGAAGCTGATGGAGTACAAACAGTGGCGCAAGGACGACGGGCTGGCCAACGTGACCCTCAAGAACCAGCTCTGGACACTGCGCGTCTCCCTCCAGTTCTGCGAAAGCATCGAAGCCGCCCCGAAGCGTGTCAACGAGAGGGTGAGGATGCCAGACATAGACGTCGGTGAAGACACGCGGGACGACCTTGTCACTTCCAAGGAGGCGGAACGGATCCTTGAATACTGCGAGAAGTACGAGTACGCAACCCCCAGGCACGTCACGTTCTATCTCCTGTGGCATACAGGGATTCAATCAGGGACCGCCAGGGCTCTTGACGTCAGAGACTACAACTCGGCCGAACAGTACCTTGACGTCTCGTACCAACCGGAACAGGGCACTCCGCTCAAGAACAAAGAACGTGGTGAGCGCCAGATCACCCTGAAAAGCGGACTCTGTGAGGTGCTCGATGACTACCTCGATATGCACCATCCGATGGAAGAGGATGAATACGACCGTATGCCATTGTTGGGAACGACTCACGGCCGACCCCACAAGACGACTATCCAGTACAAGATCTACACCCTCCCCCGTCCCTGTCACTATGCGAATGAGTGTCCGCACGACCGAGATCCCAACGAGTGCGAGGCGAACAGTCACAACGGCGCAAGTCAGTGTCCAAGCTCGGTGAGCCCGCACGCAGTCCGTCGTGGCTCGATCATCCCCTCGTCTTCTAACTTGCCGAGTACGTCGTAG
- a CDS encoding type I restriction-modification system subunit M, with protein MAENDQATLPGTEPDLLTLPTLEKHLWAAADKLRGSIDSADYKNYIFGLLFLKRANDRFEEETEEVAEELGIPIETARDDRDLHEEFWIPERARWDHIKAQETDVGAALNKALAAIEDENDPIADRVLTTVDFNDKERLPDSLLSDLVSHFSKHRYRNEDLEDPDIFGRAYEYLIREFADDAGKKGGEFYTPREVVRLIVKCVNPQPGHRVYDPCCGSGGMLIYSAEHIREQGGDMTDISLYGQEKNLNTWAIGQMNVLLHELYDAKIEKGDTITDPKRVTKHDELEVFDRVIANPMWNQKEWNKDWVEDNEPYNRFPYGLPPSNRGDWAWIQLMLASLNETGKMGVVMDNGVLFRSRSEGNLRESMIKDDLVEAVIALPEKLFYNTNSPGCILIINKDKPEKLKDSIQFIYAEDEYLRESGVQIYTEGSKQNTLTDEGVSHIAETYLSAREEPHHSRIVSLEEIQQNDWNLSVPRYVDTVDPIEPVDIEESMNNLSQLEKKRQELLTSFQDAVSSMNTNHHE; from the coding sequence ATGGCTGAAAACGACCAGGCAACGCTACCTGGTACCGAACCAGATTTACTTACACTTCCTACCCTCGAAAAACATCTGTGGGCGGCCGCGGACAAACTCCGTGGAAGCATCGATTCAGCAGACTACAAGAACTACATCTTCGGGTTGCTGTTCCTCAAGCGGGCCAACGATCGCTTCGAGGAGGAGACAGAGGAGGTCGCCGAAGAACTCGGCATCCCGATCGAGACCGCAAGAGACGACCGTGACCTCCACGAGGAGTTCTGGATACCCGAGCGGGCTCGGTGGGATCACATCAAGGCCCAGGAGACAGACGTCGGCGCGGCGCTGAACAAGGCGCTTGCAGCGATCGAAGACGAGAACGACCCCATCGCCGACCGCGTGCTTACCACGGTCGACTTCAACGACAAGGAGCGGTTACCCGACTCATTACTCTCCGATCTTGTCTCACACTTCTCGAAGCACCGGTACCGGAACGAGGACCTCGAAGACCCCGACATCTTCGGACGGGCATACGAGTATCTCATCCGCGAATTTGCCGACGACGCCGGGAAGAAAGGCGGCGAGTTCTACACACCGCGGGAGGTCGTCCGCCTCATCGTCAAGTGCGTGAATCCGCAGCCGGGCCACCGCGTCTATGACCCCTGCTGTGGCTCCGGTGGGATGCTCATCTACTCCGCCGAGCACATCCGTGAGCAAGGCGGCGACATGACGGACATCTCGCTGTACGGTCAGGAGAAGAACCTGAACACGTGGGCTATCGGCCAGATGAACGTCCTGCTCCACGAGCTCTACGACGCCAAGATCGAAAAGGGCGATACCATCACCGACCCCAAGCGCGTCACCAAGCACGACGAACTGGAGGTATTCGATCGGGTCATCGCGAACCCGATGTGGAACCAGAAGGAGTGGAACAAGGATTGGGTAGAGGACAACGAGCCGTACAACCGCTTCCCGTACGGGCTCCCACCGTCAAACCGTGGCGACTGGGCGTGGATTCAGCTTATGCTTGCGTCGCTTAATGAGACCGGAAAGATGGGGGTTGTGATGGATAACGGTGTCTTGTTTAGGTCTCGATCTGAGGGGAATCTCCGAGAATCGATGATCAAGGACGATTTGGTTGAGGCTGTGATCGCTTTACCTGAAAAGTTATTTTATAATACGAACTCACCGGGCTGCATCCTGATAATAAATAAAGACAAGCCTGAGAAACTCAAGGACTCAATCCAATTTATTTATGCTGAAGACGAATACCTTCGGGAATCTGGTGTACAGATCTACACAGAGGGTTCAAAACAAAACACTCTGACCGACGAGGGAGTCAGTCATATCGCTGAAACATATCTGTCGGCCAGAGAAGAGCCGCACCACTCCCGAATTGTTTCTCTTGAGGAAATTCAGCAGAACGACTGGAATCTTAGCGTTCCCCGTTATGTTGATACGGTAGACCCCATTGAGCCGGTTGACATTGAGGAGTCTATGAACAATCTCTCCCAGTTGGAAAAAAAGCGTCAGGAGCTACTGACCAGCTTTCAGGACGCTGTCTCAAGCATGAATACTAATCACCATGAGTGA
- a CDS encoding restriction endonuclease subunit S, producing the protein MSETKAVKIEGKEYQIPSSWTVKRFGDIFHRRSETTNSVDVENNRYVGLENIEKREPKSVSFINKADERSSNRVFRSGDVLFGKLAPDLEKAAIVKFDGICSSDIIPMYASDASSEEYLSYLLHTEFFLKRAISTMEGTNLPRTRWKDIADLSVPLPTKEEQEAIVSTLNSVSDLIHVEEEIIEELSRAKDGLAQTVFTTGVGNNELIEVQVGPREIHIPKHWELKEVQEVLDSSVNRPIRGGPPGSRVKKEDRSNTGPRIYTQENVIKRDYSFGSEQITEEKFEELKTAEIKPGDILITRAGTVGEADIFPQHAKKGILDSNLIRVRVDSSSCLPEYLSAFISNSGIAQFQIVSMTHGGTRANLNNGIIESIVVPVPPIEEQEQITSVLNICKQLSEVGEDTIRIRKDVRQTLIQRYLTGEERVSTDYE; encoded by the coding sequence ATGAGTGAAACGAAAGCCGTTAAAATCGAAGGAAAAGAGTATCAGATCCCGTCCTCATGGACGGTAAAGCGGTTCGGCGATATCTTCCATCGTCGTAGTGAGACTACCAACAGCGTAGATGTAGAAAATAATCGGTACGTTGGATTGGAAAATATTGAAAAAAGGGAGCCGAAGAGTGTCTCGTTTATAAATAAAGCCGATGAACGTAGTAGCAATCGCGTCTTCCGCTCAGGCGACGTTCTCTTCGGAAAATTAGCTCCAGACTTAGAAAAAGCAGCTATTGTCAAATTCGATGGGATTTGCTCTTCAGATATAATCCCTATGTACGCTTCCGATGCGTCATCCGAAGAGTACCTTTCGTACCTACTACATACGGAATTCTTCCTGAAGCGAGCTATATCGACCATGGAAGGGACAAACTTACCCAGAACTCGATGGAAAGATATCGCTGATTTGTCAGTCCCTCTACCGACGAAAGAAGAACAAGAGGCCATTGTTTCAACACTGAATTCAGTATCGGATTTAATACACGTTGAAGAAGAGATAATCGAGGAATTATCTCGGGCTAAGGATGGCTTAGCTCAAACAGTGTTCACGACCGGAGTGGGGAATAATGAGCTAATCGAGGTCCAAGTCGGGCCACGGGAAATACATATCCCAAAACATTGGGAATTAAAAGAGGTTCAGGAAGTACTTGACTCATCAGTGAATCGACCAATCCGGGGAGGGCCCCCAGGGAGTAGAGTAAAGAAAGAGGACAGGAGTAATACCGGCCCCCGAATTTACACACAAGAGAATGTGATAAAAAGGGATTATTCATTTGGATCAGAACAGATAACTGAAGAGAAATTTGAGGAATTGAAGACGGCCGAAATCAAGCCGGGAGATATACTAATCACCAGAGCCGGAACAGTCGGCGAGGCTGACATCTTCCCGCAGCATGCTAAGAAGGGGATACTTGACTCTAATCTCATTCGCGTCCGTGTTGATAGTAGCTCTTGTCTCCCCGAATATCTGTCAGCATTTATATCAAATTCAGGTATAGCTCAGTTTCAAATTGTGTCGATGACTCATGGGGGTACAAGAGCCAATTTAAATAATGGAATCATCGAATCGATAGTCGTTCCTGTTCCGCCTATTGAAGAGCAAGAACAAATAACAAGCGTGTTGAATATTTGTAAACAACTTTCGGAAGTTGGAGAAGACACAATTCGCATCCGCAAGGATGTCCGCCAAACGCTTATACAGCGCTATCTCACTGGTGAAGAGCGCGTAAGCACAGATTATGAGTAA
- a CDS encoding endonuclease NucS domain-containing protein has protein sequence MEVYLVEQDDMKRVPESELDTEANLEQRLVRTDGAKIGEVEVLYVGRQGSPGEGGIFDILGVDERGDTVIVELKRDRAPRDIVAQALEYASEIRNVDYEYLDDQYRQFLREEQGHTEPNDILSLREAHCEYFDLDDVLSKREFNNEQRLVVVGTDFQDVSLNMADFLREHGVDVVAVEYSTYRDENKGIELLTTDGVRRPLSEEPTGTVTSTSDSEDYSELIIAVRDHVFPQIKDELHFEDAERIAPPTHKRSIGFGSDHPEHPGPLKYGMQPRIEEEGLVRFRVNLWNAEPAQHEELRQFLASHAESLDGYTLAEDDTQSMGILTKDVEVDGDEIEVSEMAQELVDLIEYLHPRAIEEYADHELFG, from the coding sequence ATGGAAGTGTATCTCGTGGAGCAAGATGACATGAAACGAGTACCTGAATCCGAACTTGACACGGAAGCGAACCTCGAACAACGACTGGTACGGACGGATGGAGCCAAAATCGGCGAAGTCGAAGTTCTCTACGTTGGCCGTCAGGGGAGTCCCGGGGAAGGCGGCATCTTCGACATCCTCGGCGTTGACGAGCGGGGAGATACCGTAATCGTGGAACTCAAGCGTGATCGCGCCCCGCGGGACATCGTTGCACAGGCGCTCGAATACGCCTCTGAAATTAGGAACGTCGACTACGAGTATCTCGACGATCAGTACCGCCAATTTCTCCGCGAGGAGCAGGGCCACACCGAGCCGAACGACATCCTGAGCCTTCGCGAGGCGCACTGCGAGTATTTCGACCTCGATGATGTGCTCTCCAAACGGGAGTTCAACAACGAACAGCGGCTCGTAGTCGTCGGAACTGACTTTCAGGACGTATCACTCAATATGGCCGACTTTCTGCGGGAACACGGCGTCGATGTCGTGGCCGTCGAGTACTCGACCTATCGGGATGAGAACAAAGGTATCGAACTGCTCACGACCGATGGTGTCCGCCGTCCGTTGAGTGAGGAACCGACCGGGACCGTCACGAGCACGTCAGATTCCGAGGACTATTCGGAGCTCATTATCGCCGTTAGAGATCATGTTTTCCCCCAGATTAAAGACGAACTACACTTCGAGGACGCTGAACGGATCGCACCGCCGACGCATAAGCGTTCTATCGGATTTGGATCCGACCATCCGGAGCATCCTGGACCGCTGAAATACGGGATGCAACCGCGCATTGAGGAAGAGGGTTTGGTTCGATTTCGTGTGAACCTCTGGAACGCAGAGCCAGCGCAGCATGAAGAGCTTCGACAATTCCTTGCCTCGCACGCCGAGTCACTCGATGGGTACACCTTAGCTGAAGACGACACACAGTCGATGGGCATTCTGACCAAGGATGTCGAAGTCGACGGTGACGAGATCGAGGTGAGTGAGATGGCCCAGGAGTTGGTTGATCTGATTGAGTACCTCCACCCGAGAGCCATCGAGGAGTACGCAGACCACGAGCTGTTCGGGTAG
- a CDS encoding type I restriction endonuclease subunit R encodes MSNEYLESELPALTALEELGWKIVDQEQTTWNDPRESESSAVLEPRLRNAVKRLNPWLNENNLNKVVNEIQQVAGTSTMDENEQIHEKLVQHTSVEQDCGHGKQHQTVQYIDFENPENNDFFALNQFRVAGPVEVIKPDIVLFVNGVPLAVVECKSPQIPEPRSEALDQLTRYQNERDGDSEGAEELFRYNQFSVAAWMEGAVMGTYGTPKDQYKPWREAYPLEDDELIDLFDLDGYLPDQYRMLYALFEPERMLDQLRHFTVFENKQSGATKMVARYQQYRAVRKALERIDKRGQREANGGVVWHTQGSGKSLTMLFLALKLRRLQDDPTLLLVTDRRALNDQIHATFERCGFPNPKKAESIDDLRDRLSYDAGETITTLIHKFQTTDDEEDFPVLSRNENIYVMADEAHRTQDKELANNMRTAIPNAFYVGFTGTPIEKDERNTRRTFGNYIDTYTIDQSLADGTTVEILYQGRLADIHLEGETLDRLFDRIFSDKTDEEKAEIQKRYARTQDLAEAQPRIDRVALDIIEHFENDVPEPFKGMVVTTSKEAAIRYKETLDNLNGPESRVIVSEGHNDPEHIKKWTPSDSEKSQYKESFVDPNGEVDLLIVCDMLLTGFDAPVAQVMYLDKPLREHSLLQAIARVNRPFEEKTHGLIIDYYGVSDELKEALAMFSSKDVDRAMVPVEDKQPDLEAAHSKAISFFDDLDEVEQCVQSLEPDDRRIEFKNAFKRFSKLMDVVLPDPMANPYLEDLERLSTIYGKSKERYRDETMNLEGAGAKVRKLIQDHITSRGIEVLNDEPVSIMDEVEYDAKLEGLESDEARASEMQNAIKHEINVRFDEDPVQYGSLRDRLEELIEKYREGRYDERETIEELRELMDEIRSRDKQARNKGLRDETDLSFYHAVEDVLSEHDAGEEELIELTADLVGTVEGFVTKVEWKEKTQLQNRMRKEVTGDLYRSEIDISADERKELTNRVIELARNHYQ; translated from the coding sequence ATGAGTAATGAGTATCTGGAATCAGAGCTTCCCGCGCTAACAGCACTGGAAGAACTCGGATGGAAGATTGTTGATCAGGAACAGACCACTTGGAATGATCCACGGGAAAGCGAGTCCTCGGCCGTGCTCGAACCGCGACTACGCAACGCTGTCAAGCGCCTGAACCCCTGGCTCAACGAGAACAACCTGAACAAGGTTGTCAACGAAATCCAGCAGGTAGCAGGGACGAGCACGATGGACGAGAACGAACAGATCCACGAGAAACTCGTCCAACATACCTCTGTTGAGCAGGATTGCGGTCACGGGAAGCAACACCAGACAGTCCAGTATATCGACTTCGAGAACCCCGAGAATAACGACTTCTTCGCACTCAATCAGTTCCGCGTTGCGGGGCCAGTTGAGGTCATTAAGCCCGACATCGTGCTGTTCGTCAACGGCGTCCCGCTCGCCGTCGTCGAGTGTAAAAGTCCGCAGATCCCGGAACCGCGCTCGGAGGCGCTCGACCAACTCACTCGCTACCAGAACGAACGTGACGGTGACTCAGAGGGAGCCGAGGAACTGTTCCGGTACAACCAGTTCTCGGTCGCAGCGTGGATGGAGGGCGCGGTCATGGGCACCTATGGAACGCCGAAGGACCAGTATAAGCCCTGGCGGGAGGCCTACCCGCTTGAGGACGACGAGCTGATTGACCTGTTCGATCTCGACGGCTACCTCCCGGATCAGTACCGGATGCTGTACGCGCTCTTCGAGCCCGAGCGCATGCTCGACCAGTTGCGGCACTTCACGGTGTTCGAGAACAAGCAGAGTGGCGCGACCAAGATGGTCGCCCGCTACCAGCAGTATCGTGCGGTCCGGAAGGCGCTTGAACGGATCGACAAGCGTGGACAGCGCGAGGCCAACGGGGGCGTCGTCTGGCACACTCAGGGGTCGGGAAAGTCGCTCACGATGCTGTTCCTCGCGCTGAAGCTACGCCGACTCCAAGATGATCCCACGCTCCTGTTGGTCACGGACCGCCGGGCGCTGAACGACCAGATACACGCGACGTTCGAACGCTGTGGCTTCCCGAACCCAAAGAAGGCCGAGAGCATCGATGACCTCCGCGACCGACTCTCGTACGATGCGGGTGAGACGATTACGACGTTAATCCACAAGTTCCAGACGACAGACGACGAGGAAGACTTCCCGGTGCTCTCTCGCAACGAGAACATCTACGTGATGGCTGACGAAGCCCATCGGACGCAGGATAAGGAACTTGCGAACAACATGCGGACGGCGATTCCGAACGCCTTCTACGTCGGGTTTACCGGCACTCCCATCGAGAAGGACGAGCGGAACACCCGCCGGACGTTCGGGAACTACATCGACACGTACACTATCGACCAGTCGCTCGCAGACGGGACGACGGTCGAGATTCTGTATCAGGGCCGTCTTGCGGACATCCACCTCGAAGGTGAGACGCTCGACCGCCTGTTCGACCGGATCTTCTCGGACAAGACGGACGAGGAGAAGGCGGAGATCCAGAAGCGGTATGCTCGCACGCAGGACCTCGCCGAGGCCCAGCCCAGAATCGATCGGGTCGCACTGGACATCATCGAGCACTTCGAGAACGACGTGCCTGAGCCGTTCAAGGGGATGGTCGTTACCACCAGCAAGGAGGCGGCGATCCGGTATAAGGAGACTCTCGACAACCTGAACGGCCCTGAGTCGCGTGTCATCGTCTCCGAGGGCCACAACGATCCAGAGCACATCAAGAAGTGGACGCCGAGCGATTCCGAAAAGAGCCAATACAAGGAGTCGTTCGTCGACCCGAACGGCGAGGTTGATCTGCTCATCGTCTGCGATATGCTTCTGACGGGCTTCGACGCACCTGTGGCCCAAGTGATGTATCTCGACAAGCCACTCCGAGAGCACAGCCTGTTGCAGGCGATCGCTCGCGTAAACCGGCCTTTCGAGGAGAAAACCCACGGGCTCATTATCGACTACTACGGCGTCTCCGACGAGCTGAAGGAGGCGCTCGCGATGTTCAGCTCAAAGGATGTCGATCGGGCGATGGTGCCGGTCGAGGACAAACAGCCCGATCTTGAGGCGGCTCACAGCAAGGCGATCTCGTTCTTCGATGATCTCGACGAGGTCGAGCAGTGTGTCCAGTCGCTCGAACCGGACGACCGTCGGATCGAGTTCAAGAACGCGTTCAAACGTTTCTCGAAGCTAATGGACGTCGTCCTTCCGGATCCGATGGCGAACCCCTATCTGGAGGATCTTGAGCGACTCAGCACGATCTACGGGAAGTCGAAGGAACGGTACCGCGATGAGACGATGAACCTCGAAGGGGCTGGGGCAAAGGTCCGCAAGTTGATCCAGGATCACATCACGTCGCGGGGCATCGAGGTCCTGAATGACGAGCCAGTCTCGATCATGGATGAGGTCGAGTACGACGCGAAACTTGAAGGCTTAGAAAGCGACGAAGCTCGGGCGAGTGAGATGCAAAATGCCATCAAGCACGAGATCAACGTTCGGTTCGACGAGGACCCGGTACAGTACGGCTCTCTCAGAGACCGGCTCGAAGAACTCATCGAAAAGTACCGGGAAGGGCGATACGACGAGCGCGAGACTATCGAGGAGCTTCGAGAACTAATGGACGAGATTCGCTCCCGCGACAAGCAGGCACGGAACAAAGGGCTCCGTGACGAGACCGATCTCTCGTTCTACCACGCCGTTGAAGATGTACTGAGTGAGCACGATGCTGGCGAGGAAGAGCTCATTGAGCTCACCGCTGATTTGGTTGGAACCGTTGAGGGGTTCGTGACGAAGGTGGAATGGAAGGAGAAGACGCAGCTGCAGAACCGGATGCGGAAAGAAGTGACGGGTGACTTGTATCGGTCCGAGATCGACATCTCGGCTGATGAGCGCAAAGAGCTAACCAACCGCGTTATCGAACTTGCCCGGAATCACTACCAATGA
- a CDS encoding TATA-box-binding protein gives MTELEVANVVGMITYQQELDMAALAETFEDREETTSVTYEPAENHWLQTRFAPDDTYVAFYRSGRCSIAGCESVEHFETVVEQVNGVMRDLLGFEYEPAVEVSNIVATADLGSNISLEALTIELGMERTEYEPEQFPALMYRDSEYVMLVFSSGKLLCTGLTDRQAVSEAIETMASRIRAVL, from the coding sequence GTGACGGAGCTTGAGGTCGCCAACGTCGTCGGGATGATTACCTACCAACAAGAGCTGGATATGGCGGCACTGGCGGAGACGTTCGAAGACCGCGAGGAGACCACGAGCGTCACGTACGAACCGGCGGAGAACCACTGGCTCCAGACTCGATTCGCACCAGACGATACCTACGTGGCGTTCTACCGAAGTGGACGATGTTCGATTGCTGGCTGTGAGTCCGTTGAGCACTTCGAGACGGTTGTCGAACAAGTAAACGGAGTGATGCGTGACTTGCTGGGGTTCGAATATGAGCCTGCGGTCGAAGTAAGCAACATCGTAGCGACAGCCGATCTTGGCTCTAACATCTCGCTGGAGGCGCTGACGATTGAACTCGGCATGGAACGGACAGAGTACGAACCAGAACAGTTCCCCGCTCTGATGTATCGCGATTCCGAGTACGTCATGCTCGTCTTTTCCAGCGGCAAGCTCCTGTGCACCGGGCTTACAGACCGTCAGGCTGTCTCAGAGGCGATCGAAACCATGGCTTCCCGGATCCGGGCTGTCTTGTGA
- a CDS encoding M48 family metallopeptidase, translating into MSERLQRRHHIGQTVVPYSIDWSEDRETMGLSIDASLELTVKAPMTATVAEVEEVLESRQEWLLEKLYGLKEQEGPPYPKEYMSGEKLQYRGRQYPLEVVEADVPEPKLSFDEQTFTLQVHRFDGDVDDVSVRRKHQAVVDWFIQRAEEELPARVSRFDSRLGLDDVPVWVGEIDGRWGEYDDGTVRLNWRLIRAPVRIQDYVIAHELAHTVHNEHSGAFWNTVGALIPDYEDRREWLRVNGNSLTI; encoded by the coding sequence ATGAGTGAACGCCTACAGCGCCGACATCATATCGGCCAGACGGTCGTCCCATACTCCATCGATTGGTCCGAAGATCGGGAGACTATGGGGCTGTCGATCGATGCGTCGTTGGAGCTGACTGTCAAGGCCCCGATGACTGCGACGGTGGCCGAGGTGGAGGAGGTACTTGAGTCTCGCCAGGAGTGGCTCCTTGAGAAGCTCTACGGGCTCAAAGAGCAAGAAGGACCACCGTACCCGAAGGAGTACATGAGCGGGGAGAAGCTTCAGTACCGGGGCCGACAGTATCCGCTGGAGGTGGTTGAGGCGGACGTCCCCGAACCGAAATTATCGTTTGACGAGCAGACGTTCACCCTCCAGGTTCACCGGTTCGACGGAGACGTGGACGACGTGAGCGTTCGTCGAAAGCACCAAGCAGTCGTCGACTGGTTTATTCAGCGTGCAGAGGAAGAGCTCCCGGCTCGGGTGTCGCGTTTTGACTCGCGGTTGGGACTTGACGACGTGCCGGTATGGGTCGGAGAAATCGACGGTCGGTGGGGTGAGTACGACGACGGAACCGTTCGTCTCAATTGGCGGTTGATCCGGGCACCAGTTCGAATCCAAGATTACGTCATCGCTCATGAATTGGCCCATACAGTACATAATGAGCACTCTGGAGCGTTCTGGAACACGGTTGGTGCTCTCATCCCGGACTACGAGGATCGCCGCGAATGGCTCCGGGTGAACGGGAACTCTCTGACCATCTGA
- a CDS encoding diadenylate cyclase produces MEELDRVLNKYATSQNLMDRIRYVAETLSLEFDKWDEQYVSGPSLYFLVVAETDFEAYTDPLGENTWPTDRCNVVFDSSETFTRVARDVAFSRDGAVIVTGDGTIQKQMVRVRSPSREEIPAVAEIEYPDWMGTKHMSALETSLRKNVLWAITLSEEDGRVTTFVNGTYQDYPRDDIGGRWRPDREPSSP; encoded by the coding sequence ATGGAAGAACTCGACCGGGTTTTGAACAAGTACGCGACCAGCCAGAATCTCATGGATCGGATCAGATATGTTGCCGAGACATTGAGTCTGGAATTCGACAAGTGGGACGAACAGTACGTGAGTGGCCCCAGCCTCTACTTTCTCGTCGTAGCCGAAACCGATTTCGAGGCCTATACCGACCCACTGGGAGAGAATACGTGGCCGACTGATCGATGTAATGTCGTTTTCGACTCCTCGGAGACGTTCACACGAGTCGCTCGGGATGTCGCATTCAGCCGGGATGGCGCTGTCATCGTGACCGGGGACGGAACGATTCAAAAGCAAATGGTCCGGGTTCGGAGCCCCAGCCGGGAAGAGATCCCAGCTGTTGCGGAGATCGAATACCCAGACTGGATGGGGACCAAACACATGAGCGCACTGGAGACGTCGCTTCGCAAGAACGTCCTGTGGGCAATCACACTCAGCGAAGAAGATGGCCGTGTCACGACGTTCGTCAATGGCACATATCAGGACTATCCGCGTGACGATATCGGTGGCCGGTGGCGGCCCGATCGTGAGCCCTCCTCGCCGTGA